Below is a window of Arthrobacter sp. SLBN-112 DNA.
AAAACGTAGAGGCGCTGCCAGCCATGCCGGTTGCCGGGGTCCGCCATGGCACCACGTGCTGCGGCAAGGTGCCACGCGCCTGGCTGCGGACCTGTCATATCAGGGGCCTGTTCATGGCTGGACTCTGCCATTGGGCCGCCCGCAGGGACAGTGCCATTCGGCCCGGGCCCCCTGACGTTCCGTGGATTCCCCCAACCAGGTACCAAATGCCCTATACCGTCGCGCCGGTCCTTGGAAGACTGCAGGCCTGACAACACAGAAATACCGATGGACAGCATGGAGGAGGACAGCATGGGCGAGGACCTCGTCAATACCCAACAGCTCCGGGTGGAACTGGAGGACGCGGCATCCCGCAAGTGGTGGGCCCGCATCCTCTACACGCTCGGCTCACAGTATGGGAGCACGCAGTTCCGGTTCGTGGGCAAGGCCGACGACGGCCGCCGCCTCTACGTCAGCGACACGTTTCCCGGGCCGCCATTGAACCGGACACCTCCCGAAGAAGAGTGGGCTCCGGGCCTGCAGGCCAGCCTCAGCCAACTGCGCCGGGATATCGCCCGCGACGGATGGTCCGAAACCGGTCACGGCACGCAGCCCTGGGACCTGACCTTCAGCCGCACCGGGGGTTGATGGCCGGCACCCGCCCTGCCCTAGGCAACAGGCCAGACCACCCTGGTCTGCCACGTGAGCGATCCGGCTGCTTCTCCGGATCGCTCAGGTAGTACTCCCACATCATCCCGGCCGGGGTGGCGCCGTCTTCCTCCATACGCTGCCGGATGGCGTCGTAGGTGGTGCCCAGGGTGTCATACGGGCCGCTGTGAATTGCCTCGAAGGCATCAGTGTCAGGAAGCGTCCCGCTGGCCACCTCGCCTGTTCCGTGAAAGTTTCCTGAAATGGGAAAACCCGCTTCAACGTCCACAGATTCGCCAGGCATTCCGTGGTATAGCGCGAACGGCGGGCCTGCCGGGCTGGCGCCCTGCATC
It encodes the following:
- a CDS encoding GyrI-like domain-containing protein, with product MNENGQEPRKIHISEQAVAVVRERVPMDALTGFFGRAFGAVMAAVQMQGASPAGPPFALYHGMPGESVDVEAGFPISGNFHGTGEVASGTLPDTDAFEAIHSGPYDTLGTTYDAIRQRMEEDGATPAGMMWEYYLSDPEKQPDRSRGRPGWSGLLPRAGRVPAINPRCG